The genomic interval ttgtaGGAGCAGcgggctggttcagtcagaagagcctgtgactcttctGAGTTCCCCCgtcctgagttccagccccaccaTGGGTGTAGACAGTGcttaagtacataaataaataaataaacttaaaaaaaaaaagtgtatttgtaGACTCCCTGAAAGGATACACAAGAAACAGAGAACTGTTGCTTCTAGAAAGAACTGAATGGCTGAtcattgtatatattcttttataacttGAATTTTATACCAAATACATGTATTacatattcaaaaacaaattaacaactaaagcaaaataaaaacatctgaagCTGCTCCCCTCTTAATACCCTGCAGTGGAGCCCAGTGACCCCAAAGGAAAGAGAGCAGTTTAGCCCATCTTAAACCCTTTGTTGTAATCAGTTTACCTACTCAGTTTATCTCCGATTGTGCCCATCAAATCTGGGACCATAAGCCTTCCCTCCACAGGAAATGCACTTGAACAAATCTCACGTGGTCTTTCAAACTCCAGATACCGAAGCACTTAAACCAGGAAACTTTTCATGCATTCCGGTcccccacgccccctcccccgccgttAAAGTTACCTTTTTACATTTAACCTCATAATGCTTCTTTTTGTTGCAGTCATCACACTATGTCGAAATTTTGTTTACATGTCTATCTTTGCTACTTGACTGTGCGCTCCTTGAGGACAAGGCTAGAGACTAGGCCTACCGCAGACTGAGTTCTGAAATTATTCTGCGAAAGAATCATGTACTGGCCTCAAGGGGCTCACGGGAAGGGAAAATCCTCGAGTTCTGGGGCTCTCTTCGATCCCTTCGTGACCAACTCGAGGCAAACGTGCCAGGAGCTGAATTCGAGCACCCTGGCTAGGAAGACGGCCAAGAATGCGGCCCTGTCCACTCGCTCCTTCCCGGGCCCCGGGCCCACGCTAGCTTCCAGAGGGAGCTTCCCTCCGCCGGAGCGCGACGCCCCCTCCGAGGGTCCGGGCTGCCGGCCCACCGCCCCCACTGGCGGCCCTGGCGTCCACAGCCCAATTCAGAGCGCAGCTTGGAAAGCTGAGGGGTCTCCTTGGTATCCGCCAACAGCCCCGGGCAGCCCCAAAAAGAACAGAGGGAGGGTGCACCCGACCGGTCGGGGCGAGGCTGGGATTGGCAGGGGAGGGCTGGCGAAGACAGGCGAGGACCGAGCGCCAGGCAAGGGAACGACCTTCTAACTTCCTCGCACTTACGTTTCCTCCACggagcccaggctggggcagCCCTCCTCCTGACCGCTTCCTCTCTTCCCGCCCCATTACCTTCAGGACCACTACCTCCATGCCACGGAGTACTGTACGCTCGATCTCACCCGCCCGCCCAACTCCCGCGCCCGCGATCGCATTCTACGCCCCGCTGTCGCCCGCGCGCGCGTCGCCCAGCCgcctcccccgccgccgccgccgccgcctccgccgccgcctccgccgccgccgccgccgccgcactctgagggggcggggcctgggccgCGGCGCACAGTCAGCCACGGTCCCAGCCTGCCCCGCGCCGGCAAACGAGAGCAAAGCCAGTGACTCACCTCCGCCGCGCTAACTCCTCGCTAGCTCTCCCCTCACACACGCTCACGCCCGGTTCgagatggcggcggcggcggcagcggcgggggACTCTGATTCTTGGGGTGAGGAGAAGTTATGGGGCCAGGGCCTGGGCCGGCGCCGGCCTCAAGCCGAAGCAGGCACTAACGCGGCTCGCTCTCTTCCGTAGACGCCGACACGTTCTCCGTGGAAGACCCGGTGCGGAAGGTGGGGGGCGGCGGCACTGCCGGCGGGGACCGCTGGGAAGGcgaggacgaggacgaggacgTCAAGGTGGGTGCGGGCCGGGGCTCCGGGCAGCGCGGGAGTGGACTGGCGCTGTCGCGGGCGGGGATGCCCGCCAACGGGCGGGCGGGTGGACTCTGGGCCCAGGGGCGCCGCCCGGGCCTGCGGGCTCTGGGTCCAGACGCGAGCGTAGGGGTTCCCCGGTgcccttctctcctctgctcGCCGGCCATATGGGCCGGAGTCGAGCGGCGTGGCTTTTTGGACTCATTGGCGAGGGCGGTGGTGGCCCCGGCCCCAGCGTTACTTTAAGGGTCTGCACCCAGGC from Mustela erminea isolate mMusErm1 chromosome 5, mMusErm1.Pri, whole genome shotgun sequence carries:
- the LOC116590155 gene encoding vegetative cell wall protein gp1-like — encoded protein: MYWPQGAHGKGKSSSSGALFDPFVTNSRQTCQELNSSTLARKTAKNAALSTRSFPGPGPTLASRGSFPPPERDAPSEGPGCRPTAPTGGPGVHSPIQSAAWKAEGSPWTTTSMPRSTVRSISPARPTPAPAIAFYAPLSPARASPSRLPPTVPACPAPANESKASDSPPPR